In the Geobacter sp. FeAm09 genome, one interval contains:
- a CDS encoding DUF3488 and transglutaminase-like domain-containing protein, whose translation MVAISSLTAVLSYAIALCGIVPLFPWLTAAPRTALAAGLLAGIWQDRRGAWPIKNWQFNLAVLPVFLYYAFQFSRANPVQPVVNALAIMLAARLCGEKSVRHYLQIAALSLFCLAASSLFDLSPVFLFYLALLLLLVAVSLVLLTFLAQDSRLILSGAHLRKVLAAGVLMPLASLPLLILFFPILPRTQIPLWNIAAAPAPRPSGFSDKVEPGTSAAVGESRTIAFRVEMPRQPQQQLYWRGTVFNRMEGRRWVRDAAVPSEHLLYKGARIAQTIYPEPGLSRALFSLDAPALIALARARSTSDGVFEYPGPITRRLGYRAESVAAGILPTAGGIDRAFYLKLPDGIPERVKRLANDIRRRGSNDVRRLELLEQYFRDGNYRYSMRDLPTGEHALEQFLFEKKQGHCEFFASTFALLLRAAGVPARLVGGYLGGDYNDLGGYYLVSDDMAHVWVEAYLDGRGWLRVDPSSLARNAGEVWGGEKQRSLATRLRLFVDSLDHTWNRTIVTYDFEQQVEIARSAGKRLQKFEAGKAARAALPYLLPSLVLAFALVAAVRRPRLFPSQNERLLRRFYRLIERDCGIRVQPGRQGLLEIAGQTGNDRVREFAGVYAGALYRDRKLTHAEAARLRRILKDGFVTRT comes from the coding sequence CCTGCCGGTATTCCTCTACTACGCCTTCCAGTTCAGCCGCGCCAACCCGGTCCAACCGGTGGTAAACGCACTGGCCATCATGCTGGCGGCCAGGTTGTGCGGCGAGAAGAGCGTGCGCCACTATCTGCAGATTGCTGCCTTGTCACTGTTCTGCCTTGCCGCCTCCTCCCTGTTCGACCTCAGCCCTGTCTTTCTCTTCTACCTGGCCCTGCTGCTGCTGTTGGTGGCGGTGTCGCTGGTTCTGCTCACCTTTCTCGCCCAGGACAGCCGCCTGATCCTGTCCGGCGCCCACCTGCGCAAGGTGCTGGCCGCCGGCGTTCTGATGCCCCTGGCTTCGCTGCCGCTCCTGATCCTCTTCTTTCCGATCCTGCCCCGCACCCAGATCCCCCTGTGGAATATCGCGGCCGCTCCGGCGCCCCGCCCCTCCGGCTTCAGCGACAAGGTCGAGCCCGGCACCAGCGCCGCTGTCGGGGAATCGCGAACCATTGCCTTCCGGGTCGAGATGCCCCGGCAGCCGCAGCAGCAGCTCTACTGGCGCGGCACGGTCTTCAACCGCATGGAGGGGCGCCGCTGGGTGCGGGATGCAGCCGTGCCATCGGAACACCTGCTGTACAAAGGGGCGCGCATCGCCCAGACCATCTATCCCGAGCCGGGGCTCTCCCGCGCTCTCTTCAGCCTGGATGCCCCCGCCCTCATCGCCCTGGCCAGGGCGCGGAGCACCTCGGACGGCGTCTTCGAGTATCCGGGGCCGATCACCCGGCGCCTGGGCTACCGGGCGGAGTCGGTTGCCGCAGGTATCCTGCCGACGGCCGGGGGGATCGACCGGGCCTTCTACCTGAAGCTGCCCGACGGCATCCCGGAGCGGGTGAAACGATTGGCGAACGACATCAGACGCCGGGGGAGCAATGATGTCCGCAGGCTGGAGTTGCTGGAGCAATATTTCCGCGACGGCAACTACCGTTACAGCATGCGCGACCTCCCCACCGGAGAACATGCCCTGGAACAGTTCCTGTTTGAAAAGAAACAGGGACACTGCGAGTTCTTTGCCTCCACCTTCGCCCTGCTCCTGCGGGCCGCCGGCGTCCCGGCGCGGCTGGTGGGGGGATATCTGGGGGGAGATTACAACGACCTGGGGGGGTACTACCTGGTCAGCGACGATATGGCCCATGTCTGGGTCGAGGCATACCTGGACGGGCGCGGTTGGCTGCGGGTGGATCCCAGCAGCCTGGCCCGCAACGCCGGCGAGGTCTGGGGCGGCGAAAAGCAGCGCAGCCTGGCGACGAGGCTGCGCCTGTTCGTTGACTCCCTCGACCACACCTGGAACCGCACCATCGTCACCTACGACTTCGAGCAGCAGGTGGAAATCGCCCGCAGCGCCGGCAAGCGCCTGCAAAAATTCGAGGCGGGCAAGGCGGCCCGGGCCGCCCTCCCCTACCTTCTTCCCTCCCTGGTCCTGGCCTTCGCTCTGGTGGCGGCCGTGCGCCGTCCACGGCTGTTCCCATCGCAAAACGAGCGGTTGTTGCGGCGCTTCTACCGTTTGATCGAGCGGGATTGCGGCATACGGGTCCAGCCGGGCCGCCAGGGGCTCCTGGAAATTGCCGGACAGACCGGGAACGACAGGGTGCGGGAATTCGCAGGCGTCTACGCCGGAGCCCTGTACCGGGATCGGAAGTTGACCCACGCCGAGGCGGCACGGCTTCGCCGCATCCTGAAAGACGGTTTTGTTACAAGAACATGA
- a CDS encoding CHAD domain-containing protein: MPKPGDYRERINAVVKARWKGLLKNREACLHSDDVDAVHDLRVATRRLRAALGLFGILCPGGEAPRARAAIRRLTRGIGELRNLDEGIIFFSRNIPGKRTDGDTFAPLLGHLRGRREAEARHVHRLLEKLDITGMERAIGGLAGCLREPDRGRNGKGAPASIPAYFSEEGLRLYGEIRRHLPGALAAENVQTRHALRIAIKRWRYFLEIAAEIFEQDYRETLELLKEYQQLLGDLNDLRVFGAFTSETPLAPAGSALLDTRIERLTAGHLKRLALLLDKRPIRYQFSV, translated from the coding sequence GTGCCGAAGCCCGGCGACTATCGGGAACGCATCAATGCCGTTGTCAAAGCCCGCTGGAAAGGCCTGCTCAAGAATCGGGAGGCCTGCCTGCACAGCGACGATGTGGACGCCGTCCATGACCTGCGGGTCGCAACGCGCCGGCTCAGGGCGGCGCTCGGTCTTTTCGGGATCTTGTGCCCCGGCGGCGAGGCGCCGCGCGCCCGCGCGGCGATCCGGCGCCTGACCCGCGGCATTGGCGAGTTGCGCAACCTGGACGAAGGGATCATCTTCTTTTCCCGAAACATACCGGGCAAACGGACGGACGGCGATACCTTTGCCCCCCTGCTGGGCCATCTGCGCGGCAGACGGGAAGCCGAGGCCCGCCATGTGCACAGGTTATTGGAAAAACTGGATATAACCGGGATGGAACGGGCGATCGGCGGCCTCGCCGGATGCCTGCGGGAACCGGATCGCGGCAGGAACGGGAAAGGGGCGCCGGCCTCCATCCCGGCATACTTTTCAGAGGAGGGGCTGCGCCTGTATGGCGAAATCCGTCGCCACCTTCCCGGAGCGCTGGCGGCGGAGAACGTCCAAACCCGCCATGCGTTGCGGATTGCCATAAAGCGCTGGCGCTATTTTCTGGAGATAGCCGCGGAAATATTCGAGCAGGATTACCGCGAGACGCTGGAATTGCTCAAGGAGTACCAGCAACTGCTCGGCGACCTGAACGATCTGCGGGTATTCGGGGCTTTCACCAGCGAAACGCCGCTGGCCCCTGCCGGTTCGGCGCTGCTCGACACCCGGATCGAACGCCTGACAGCGGGCCATCTCAAGCGCCTTGCCCTGCTGCTCGACAAACGCCCGATCCGTTACCAATTTTCGGTGTAA